In the Flavobacterium sp. J372 genome, one interval contains:
- a CDS encoding GLPGLI family protein yields MKKLFLYFVVAASSVVTLHAQDFQGMAVYESKTSTGDFKMDSPQITPEMQKMIQERMKKAFEKTFILNFDKSASLYKEEERLDAPGQENGMRMMASFMGGGGIHYKNVKNKTFAVEKEIFGKEFLIQDTLPKINWKMENESRKIGNYTCYKATATVPANKSDFRNYRMKTEAKKDDTKKDDSPKANNIMDQVEMPKDKTITAWYTPEIPVNQGPENYWGLPGLILEVTDGRTTILCSKVVLNPKEKTTIKAPTKGEKVTQAKFDEIVAKKAEEMRDMYQSRGGGMQIRMGN; encoded by the coding sequence ATGAAAAAATTATTTCTATATTTTGTGGTGGCAGCATCGTCTGTAGTAACGCTTCACGCCCAGGATTTCCAGGGGATGGCGGTTTATGAATCTAAAACCAGCACCGGCGACTTCAAGATGGACAGCCCGCAGATAACACCTGAAATGCAAAAGATGATTCAGGAGCGTATGAAGAAGGCTTTTGAGAAAACCTTTATCCTGAATTTCGATAAATCAGCATCGCTTTACAAAGAAGAAGAGCGCCTTGATGCACCGGGGCAGGAGAACGGTATGCGCATGATGGCATCGTTCATGGGCGGTGGCGGCATCCACTACAAAAACGTGAAGAACAAAACATTTGCGGTTGAAAAAGAGATTTTCGGTAAAGAATTCCTGATACAGGACACGCTGCCAAAAATCAACTGGAAGATGGAAAATGAGTCGCGCAAAATTGGCAATTATACATGCTATAAAGCCACAGCTACTGTGCCCGCAAATAAATCGGATTTCCGTAATTACAGGATGAAAACTGAAGCCAAGAAAGATGACACCAAAAAAGATGATTCGCCAAAGGCCAATAACATAATGGACCAGGTAGAAATGCCGAAAGACAAGACCATTACAGCATGGTACACTCCTGAAATACCTGTGAACCAGGGGCCTGAAAACTATTGGGGGCTACCAGGCTTAATCCTTGAGGTTACTGACGGCCGCACAACCATCCTGTGCAGTAAAGTGGTGCTGAACCCTAAAGAGAAGACAACTATAAAAGCGCCTACAAAAGGTGAAAAAGTAACCCAGGCAAAATTTGATGAAATTGTGGCAAAGAAAGCCGAAGAAATGAGGGATATGTACCAGTCTCGTGGCGGTGGTATGCAAATACGCATGGGTAATTAA